From the Oscillospiraceae bacterium genome, one window contains:
- a CDS encoding Lar family restriction alleviation protein — protein sequence MYLKSCPICGGEPELSEAIQDRTGYYCECYACGKSTDEFAAKQAAADAWNRSRTTDLKDTELRGVYAIIINPFKTWWQAFIRFFSYLFGPVFVYFIVSSLSADYPTFLSVGMYIFGFFWILIGTYFYIKFFKKLIRVIRRLYKKERITNIAALVFGNVVAICAHAALLWYALIPYAELCRY from the coding sequence ATGTATTTAAAATCCTGCCCAATCTGCGGCGGTGAACCCGAGCTTTCCGAAGCCATACAAGACCGCACCGGATACTACTGCGAGTGTTATGCATGCGGAAAATCCACCGACGAATTTGCAGCCAAACAGGCCGCTGCCGATGCCTGGAACCGCAGCCGTACCACGGATTTAAAAGACACCGAACTCAGGGGTGTGTATGCCATCATCATAAATCCGTTTAAAACCTGGTGGCAGGCTTTCATTCGTTTCTTTTCTTACCTTTTCGGCCCGGTTTTTGTCTATTTTATCGTATCCTCTCTCAGCGCAGATTATCCGACATTTCTATCTGTCGGAATGTATATTTTCGGTTTTTTCTGGATTTTAATCGGTACCTATTTTTACATAAAGTTTTTTAAAAAACTCATCCGCGTCATCCGGCGGTTATATAAAAAAGAACGCATTACAAATATTGCGGCATTGGTTTTCGGCAATGTCGTTGCAATTTGCGCACATGCCGCCCTGCTCTGGTATGCCCTCATCCCATATGCCGAATTATGCCGTTACTAA